A part of Larimichthys crocea isolate SSNF chromosome VII, L_crocea_2.0, whole genome shotgun sequence genomic DNA contains:
- the samd4b gene encoding protein Smaug homolog 2: protein MMFRDQVGILTDWFKGWNECEQTVALLSLLKRVSRTQARFLHICLEHWLADCTEIHILEAEANNAAIVSQWHQEPKEKVVSLLLSHLPLLQPRNSEAKCEYMKLLQKVLSHTIESSLFVEESRQLLSYALIHPATTLDDRTSLAMWLNHLEEHLSSGYAPRAPSSPYHPRQGSDEWPSSAEALDPGHAWHDKSPSSSTSPAGQNGHMPFPGGMSSPINSNNTGLAGQMQPSPLKKSMSVIPSSPQACGSDWISQDDAGGRQNFISTDHAPLSPQSSVASSGSEQTEEQGSRNTFQEDGSGMKDVPAWLKSLRLHKYASLFSQMTYEEMMILTEQHLESQNVTKGARHKIALSIQKLRERQSVLKSLEKDILEGGNLRNALQELQQIIITPIKAYSPPSAAQTAPDTATTPETASSSEATKTGADKEPGSESFQSHNPPPCDGDSPATPISDGDIAGQFTRVMGKVCTQLLVSRPDEENISCYLQLIEKCLIHEAFSETHKKRLVSWKQQVLKLLRLFPRKAMLDMPVYRQKGWTYGSNSLPTAGSVSGGVARRGQRQFQMTPRGLPAGRMGLLSPSGIGGASPRHTLTSPALAGQGRQNLWFANPGGSNSMPSQSRSSVQRTHSLPVHTSPQTMLMFQQQECQVPGADLEINPTLESLCLSMTEHALGDGTDRTSTI from the exons ATGATGTTCCGAGACCAGGTAGGTATCCTCACAGATTGGTTCAAGGGCTGGAATGAGTGTGAACAGACGGTGGCACTGTTGTCCCTCTTGAAGAGGGTGTCGCGCACCCAAGCTCGCTTCTTACACATCTGCCTTGAACACTGGCTGGCAGACTGCACAGAGATCCACATCCTAGAAGCTGAGGCCAACAATGCAG CAATTGTCAGCCAGTGGCATCAGGAGCCAAAGGAGAAGGTTGTGTCCTTGCTGCTGTCCCAtctgcctctgctgcagccGCGGAACAGCGAGGCCAAATGTGAGTACATGAAGCTGCTTCAGAAGGTGTTGAGTCACACTATCGAGAGTAGCCTGTTTGTGGAAGAAAGCAGACAGCTGCTCTCCTACGCTCTCATCCACCCTGCCACCACACTGGATGACCGCACCTCTCTGGCCATGTGGCTAAACCACCTGGAGGAACACCTATCTAGTGGCTATGCACCCAGGGCCCCATCTAGCCCTTACCACCCGCGCCAGGGGTCAGATGAATGGCCCAGCTCTGCTGAGGCTCTGGACCCTGGCCACGCCTGGCACGACAAGTCCCCTTCATCTAGCACGTCTCCCGCAGGCCAGAACGGACACATGCCTTTCCCAGGCGGGATGTCTTCTCCGATCAACAGCAATAACACAG GTCTGGCTGGACAGATGCAGCCGAGCCCTCTAAAGAAGTCCATGTCCGTTATACCTTCCAGTCCCCAGGCATGTGGCTCTGACTGGATTAGCCAGGATGACGCAGGGGGCAGACAGAACTTCATTTCAACAGATCACGCACCCCTTTCACCCCAGAGCAGCGTAGCCTCCTCAGGCAGCgagcagacagaagaacagGGCAGCCGCAACACGTTCCAGGAGGATGGCAGTGGCAtgaaag ATGTTCCCGCATGGTTAAAGAGTCTCCGCCTTCATAAATATGCATCACTTTTCTCCCAGATGACCTACGAGGAGATGATGATTCTTACAGAGCAGCACCTGGAGTCGCAG AACGTCACCAAAGGAGCACGGCATAAGATTGCTTTGAGTATCCAGAAACTGCGAGAGAGGCAGAGTGTGCTCAAGTCTTTAGAAAAG GATATTTTGGAAGGGGGAAACCTGCGTAACGCCCTCCAAGAGCTGCAACAGATCATCATCACACCCATCAAGGCCTACAGCCCACCCAGTGCAGCACAGACTGCCCCGGACACAGCCACCACTCCGGAAACAGCCTCCTCTTCTGAAGCTACAAAAACAGGAGCAGACAAAGAGCCGGGCTCAGAGAGCTTCCAGTCCCACAACCCACCTCCCTGCGATGGAGACTCCCCAGCCACACCCATCTCAGACGGCGACATTGCTGGACAGTTCACCCGCGTCATGGGCAAAG tgtGCACCCAGCTGCTTGTGTCAAGACCAGATGAGGAGAATATCAGCTGTTACCTTCAGCTCATTGAGAAGTGTCTGATACACGAG GCTTTCTCAGAAACTCACAAGAAAAGGCTGGTCTCCTGGAAGCAGCAGGTCCTGAAACTGCTCCGCCTGTTCCCTCGGAAAGCTATGCTGGACATGCCTGTGTACCGACAGAAAGG CTGGACCTATGGGTCCAACTCCCTCCCCACAGCAGGATCTGTGAGCGGAGGTGTAGCGCGGCGGGGCCAGAGGCAGTTCCAGATGACCCCCCGTGGACTCCCAGCCGGGCGCATGGGTCTTCTCAGTCCCAGCGGGATCGGGGGAGCATCTCCACGCCACACACTCACTAGTCCTGCGCTGGCAGGCCAGGGTAGACAA AACCTGTGGTTTGCCAACCCTGGGGGCAGTAACAGCATGCCAAGTCAGAGTCGCAGCTCCGTGCAGCGGACCCACTCACTCCCTGTCCACACTTCCCCACAAACCATGCTCATGTTCCAGCAGCAAG AATGCCAAGTTCCAGGTGCTGACCTGGAGATCAACCCCACGCTGGAGTCACTGTGCCTCAGTATGACAGAGCATGCCTTAGGGG ATGGAACAGACCGGACGTCAACAatatga
- the socs9 gene encoding suppressor of cytokine signaling 9: MSLPKESGNRGKDRERGARPKVRQSRSEERRDAGSGRKGGKGKKKGLAAHEPAAERPVSDGFEYGELLSDLETRDQSSSSPVRENWRWQGLEVAASLLGQERVTAKPGLGTVSSITELSAPSEGEGRGSSSSRTLRQKIQDAMGQCFPIKTLTAAAPAPSPQALASSAACASSRRKIHLSELMLDDCPFPVGSELAQKWYLIKQHTAPITQPPVLDSAVVCSAPTSAMAAVVEDVDDRLRERRRISIEQGVEPPPNAEIHTFEVTAQINPLYKHGPKLAHGMNELAGADRASAHQQQQLLLQRQQQHQLLLQSCLDTLDEVVASASASASTPASVSSSASASASVHTCETISTPPVDPEVTVTSMPSRAILPQTENPTSHDGYRIHTQIDYIHCLVPDLLQITNLPCYWGVMDRYEAETLLEGKPEGTFLLRDSAQEDYLFSVSFRRYGRSLHARIEQWNHNFSFDVHDPSVFHAPTVTGLLEHYKDPNSCMFFEPLLSNPIHRTQPFTLQHMCRAAISSCTTYDGINMLPIPNALKKHLKEYHYKQRVRVRRMDTWWE, translated from the coding sequence ATGTCATTACCAAAGGAGTCGGGGAACCGAGGGAAAGATCGAGAGAGAGGGGCCCGTCCCAAGGTGAGGCAGAGCCGCTCAGAGGAGAGACGAGATGCAGGCAGTGGGCGGAAAGGTggaaaggggaagaaaaaaggcCTCGCCGCCCACGAACCAGCAGCTGAGAGGCCGGTCAGCGATGGATTTGAGTACGGGGAGCTGTTGAGTGACCTAGAAACCAGGGACCAATCTTCATCCTCTCCGGTGAGGGAGAATTGGAGATGGCAGGGTTTGGAAGTCGCTGCCTCATTACTAGGACAAGAACGGGTAACAGCCAAGCCAGGACTGGGAACAGTTAGCTCTATTACAGAGCTGTCTGCACCCAGTGAAGGTGAGGGCAGAGGGTCCAGCAGCAGTCGCACTCTGCGCCAAAAAATCCAAGACGCAATGGGGCAATGTTTCCCAATAAAGACTCTCACTGCGGCGGCACCAGCACCAAGTCCACAGGCTCTCGCATCATCAGCTGCCTGTGCCTCCTCCAGGCGCAAAATCCATCTCAGTGAGTTGATGTTGGACGACTGCCCTTTCCCTGTAGGATCAGAGCTGGCTCAGAAGTGGTATCTCATTAAGCAGCACACGGCCCCCATTACCCAGCCTCCCGTGCTCGATTCTGCTGTGGTGTGCAGCGCGCCTACTTCGGCCATGGCTGCTGTGGTAGAGGACGTGGACGACAGGCTGCGAGAGCGCAGGCGCATCAGCATCGAACAAGGTGTCGAGCCGCCGCCCAACGCAGAGATTCACACGTTTGAGGTGACCGCACAAATTAACCCTCTTTACAAGCACGGACCTAAGCTGGCTCACGGTATGAATGAGTTGGCCGGGGCCGACAGAGCATCTGCTCATCAGCAACAGCAGCTTCTTCTccaaagacagcagcagcatcagctcctACTGCAGAGCTGTTTGGATACTTTGGATGAGGTGGTGGCCTCAGCCTCCGCTTCTGCCTCCACCCCCgcctctgtctcttcctctgcctctgcttcAGCCTCTGTCCACACCTGTGAAACCATTTCCACCCCTCCAGTTGACCCAGAGGTTACAGTGACCAGCATGCCCTCCAGGGCTATACTTCCTCAGACTGAGAATCCTACATCTCACGACGGCTACCGCATTCACACTCAGATTGATTACATTCACTGTTTAGTTCCAGACCTGCTGCAGATCACCAACCTCCCGTGTTACTGGGGGGTCATGGACCGCTACGAGGCAGAGACCCTGCTGGAGGGAAAGCCTGAAGGCACCTTTCTCCTTCGCGACTCTGCCCAGGAAGACTACCTCTTCTCCGTCAGCTTCCGCCGCTACGGCCGCTCGCTACACGCACGCATCGAACAGTGGAACCACAACTTCAGCTTCGACGTGCACGACCCCAGCGTCTTCCACGCTCCGACCGTCACGGGATTGCTGGAGCACTACAAGGACCCCAACTCCTGCATGTTCTTCGAGCCCCTGCTGTCGAACCCCATCCACCGCACACAGCCCTTCACCCTGCAGCACATGTGCAGAGCGGCCATAAGCAGCTGCACCACCTACGATGGCATTAACATGCTTCCCATTCCAAATGCTTTGAAAAAGCACCTGAAAGAATATCACTATAAACAGAGAGTACGTGTACGGCGAATGGACACCTGGTGGGaatga